A genomic region of Fodinisporobacter ferrooxydans contains the following coding sequences:
- the ehuB gene encoding ectoine/hydroxyectoine ABC transporter substrate-binding protein EhuB, with translation MKKALAGLVSIPLLFSLVVGCGTNATNPSTSSPASSHETTLEKAKKQGYVSVGFANEKPYAYATPDGKLTGEAVEVARAVLKTMGIKQMNGVLTEFGSLIPGLNAKRFDMITAGMYITPERAKQVAFANPEYRVIEGFAVKKGNPLNLHSYEDIKNNPKAKIAVMGGAMEYNYLLKSGVPKNQIEIVPDNPSALAALKAGRADAITMTSLSLEDLLKTAKDPSIEMVKDFKQPVIDGKSVISYGATAFRTQDKDFLKAFDDGLNKLEKSGQLLQILEKFGFNKDNLPGNVTAAELSK, from the coding sequence ATGAAAAAAGCATTGGCAGGTTTGGTTTCCATTCCGTTATTGTTCAGTTTGGTTGTCGGTTGCGGAACAAATGCAACGAATCCATCAACATCTTCCCCAGCTTCATCGCATGAGACCACTCTAGAAAAAGCAAAAAAACAAGGGTATGTATCGGTTGGATTTGCAAATGAAAAACCGTATGCATACGCGACTCCCGACGGAAAACTGACGGGGGAAGCGGTGGAAGTGGCACGGGCAGTACTGAAAACCATGGGGATCAAACAGATGAATGGCGTGTTGACGGAGTTTGGCTCGTTAATTCCGGGACTGAATGCAAAGCGGTTTGACATGATCACGGCGGGCATGTATATCACTCCCGAACGCGCCAAACAGGTTGCCTTTGCGAACCCGGAATACAGGGTGATAGAAGGTTTCGCCGTTAAAAAGGGAAATCCATTAAATCTGCACAGTTACGAGGATATCAAAAACAATCCGAAAGCGAAAATAGCCGTAATGGGTGGCGCGATGGAATATAATTACTTGCTAAAATCCGGAGTTCCTAAAAATCAGATTGAAATTGTGCCGGATAATCCTTCAGCGTTGGCAGCATTAAAAGCAGGAAGAGCAGATGCGATCACGATGACCAGTCTTTCTCTGGAGGATTTACTAAAAACAGCAAAAGATCCATCGATTGAAATGGTAAAAGATTTCAAGCAACCGGTAATTGACGGCAAAAGTGTAATCAGTTATGGAGCAACTGCTTTCCGTACGCAAGACAAAGATTTTCTAAAAGCGTTTGACGATGGGTTGAACAAATTGGAAAAGTCGGGGCAATTGTTGCAGATTCTCGAAAAATTCGGATTTAACAAAGACAATCTGCCGGGTAATGTAACAGCTGCTGAATTATCCAAATAA
- a CDS encoding aldehyde dehydrogenase family protein, whose protein sequence is MKTLTKGEKFFLAGQWVERDRLIDVRDPKDDSLITTVPAASIEDTLFAIEEAKKGAKIAAEIPTHERIAILNRAADWILDNKEEYATMIAREGSKTIREARKEVTRCIETLRVSAEEARRIQGETIPFDQMQGSENRVGYYYRFPIGIIAAITPFNDPLNLVAHKVGPAIAAGNAIIVKPATVTPLSALMLAKAFEKAGLPAKVLSVITGYASEIGDTLVTHPDIRMVSFTGGLSAGKEILKKAGLKKISMELGSNSPVIVLNDAELEEAVESTVSGAFWAAGQNCLGVQRIYIEDQVFEEFQGKFVNQTLQYRVGDKLSEFTDMGPMINEKEAIRVENWVNEAVAKGAKLLCGGKREGAFYMPTVLTDVPENCTLASEEVFGPVVTLYRVPDLNTAICESNRNEYGLQAGIFTKDIEKAFHAIRRMEVGGIMINDSSDYRIDAMPFGGVKGSGLGREGIKFALQEMTEPKVVCFKLKK, encoded by the coding sequence ATGAAGACGCTGACAAAAGGTGAAAAATTTTTTCTCGCGGGCCAATGGGTTGAACGAGATCGGTTGATAGATGTGCGTGACCCCAAAGATGATAGTTTAATCACTACAGTTCCAGCTGCCAGTATTGAAGATACGCTGTTTGCCATAGAGGAAGCAAAAAAAGGCGCAAAAATAGCGGCGGAAATTCCGACACATGAACGAATTGCGATTCTAAACCGTGCTGCTGATTGGATTTTAGATAATAAAGAAGAATATGCTACGATGATTGCCCGCGAAGGAAGCAAGACCATTCGCGAAGCAAGGAAAGAGGTAACTCGCTGCATCGAAACGCTTCGTGTCAGTGCGGAGGAAGCGAGAAGAATTCAAGGGGAAACCATACCATTCGATCAGATGCAGGGAAGTGAAAATCGGGTAGGCTATTATTACAGATTTCCAATCGGAATTATTGCAGCCATAACGCCCTTTAATGATCCGTTGAATCTGGTGGCGCACAAGGTAGGGCCGGCAATTGCGGCGGGGAATGCCATCATTGTCAAACCGGCTACGGTAACTCCTTTAAGTGCGCTCATGCTGGCAAAAGCGTTTGAAAAAGCAGGACTTCCGGCAAAAGTTTTGTCTGTCATCACCGGTTATGCCAGTGAAATCGGGGATACGCTTGTTACACATCCGGACATTCGAATGGTTTCTTTTACAGGTGGTTTGTCAGCCGGAAAAGAGATTCTTAAAAAAGCCGGGTTGAAAAAAATCAGTATGGAGCTTGGCTCCAATTCTCCGGTCATTGTATTGAATGATGCAGAATTAGAAGAGGCAGTCGAATCGACCGTATCCGGCGCGTTTTGGGCAGCAGGCCAGAATTGCCTTGGCGTTCAAAGAATTTATATTGAAGATCAAGTGTTTGAAGAATTTCAGGGAAAATTTGTGAATCAGACATTGCAATATCGCGTGGGTGATAAATTATCGGAGTTTACCGATATGGGCCCGATGATCAATGAAAAAGAAGCGATTCGCGTTGAAAATTGGGTAAATGAAGCGGTTGCAAAGGGTGCAAAATTGTTATGCGGCGGCAAACGTGAAGGGGCATTTTATATGCCGACAGTTTTAACGGATGTTCCGGAGAACTGTACACTGGCATCGGAAGAAGTATTTGGGCCTGTTGTTACACTCTATCGTGTTCCGGATCTCAATACGGCGATTTGTGAATCGAATCGCAATGAATATGGGCTGCAAGCAGGTATTTTTACAAAAGATATTGAAAAAGCATTTCATGCCATTCGCAGAATGGAAGTTGGCGGCATCATGATCAACGATAGTTCTGATTACCGGATTGATGCAATGCCTTTCGGCGGTGTGAAGGGTTCAGGATTGGGACGTGAAGGCATAAAATTTGCATTGCAGGAAATGACTGAGCCAAAAGTTGTGTGTTTTAAATTGAAAAAATAA
- a CDS encoding homoserine dehydrogenase, which translates to MAHKIALLGFGTVGQGFAEILRDKDKVLRDDVGLDAKIVAISDIMKGSIYHPDGLDITEILRVVKETGRLDDYPEVPGLIRGWDSFQTIAESNADTVVEITYTDVKTGQPAIDHCKAAFANKKHVVMSNKGPVALAYQELSELAKQNGVRWGIEGTVMSGTPSLRMPIVSLAGNEITEIRGILNGTTNYILTKMEEGLSYEEALAEAQALGYAEADPTSDVDGYDAQYKIVILANIVMGIPLKRDDVECEGIRHLTQNDMEWAKSNGKRWKLIAKAKKAGDTIYAKVGLEAIAVSDPLAGVLGATNAVTFDCDLAGPITLVGAGAGRKETGFSILIDLINISRGQL; encoded by the coding sequence TTGGCACATAAAATTGCTTTGCTTGGCTTTGGTACTGTCGGCCAGGGTTTTGCTGAAATTTTGCGGGATAAAGATAAAGTGTTGCGTGATGATGTTGGGCTTGATGCGAAAATAGTTGCAATTTCCGATATTATGAAAGGTTCTATCTATCATCCGGATGGATTGGATATTACAGAAATTCTCCGAGTCGTGAAAGAAACGGGAAGACTGGACGATTACCCGGAAGTTCCTGGTTTGATTCGGGGCTGGGATAGCTTTCAGACCATTGCTGAGAGTAATGCTGATACGGTGGTAGAAATCACATACACAGACGTAAAAACCGGTCAACCGGCAATTGACCACTGCAAGGCGGCGTTTGCCAACAAGAAACATGTAGTCATGAGCAATAAGGGCCCGGTAGCCTTGGCCTATCAAGAATTGTCCGAATTGGCGAAACAAAATGGAGTGCGCTGGGGAATAGAAGGAACAGTAATGAGTGGAACACCTTCATTGCGCATGCCGATCGTGTCGCTGGCAGGAAATGAAATTACGGAAATTCGCGGAATTCTGAACGGCACGACCAACTACATCCTGACAAAGATGGAAGAAGGATTGTCATATGAAGAAGCTTTGGCGGAAGCGCAAGCACTCGGGTATGCGGAAGCCGATCCTACCAGCGATGTAGATGGATATGATGCACAGTACAAGATTGTGATTTTGGCAAACATCGTCATGGGCATTCCGTTAAAAAGAGACGATGTAGAGTGTGAAGGAATTCGCCATTTAACGCAAAATGATATGGAATGGGCCAAATCGAATGGGAAACGATGGAAATTGATAGCAAAAGCAAAAAAAGCTGGCGATACGATCTATGCAAAGGTTGGATTGGAAGCAATCGCAGTATCTGACCCATTGGCAGGCGTTTTAGGAGCAACAAATGCCGTTACATTCGATTGTGATCTCGCTGGGCCAATTACTTTGGTTGGTGCAGGAGCAGGCCGTAAGGAAACCGGATTTTCTATTTTGATTGACTTGATTAATATCAGTCGCGGCCAATTATAG
- a CDS encoding M20 metallopeptidase family protein: MSTSSVSLLERAQALSDEIIQWRRNIHANPELSFQEFQTSNFVIERLHQIPGMKVETGVGYKTAVVGTLSSGMGPTIAIRADMDALPILEATNHSFCSQNTGVMHACGHDAHTSILLGAAHVLAECFQAGEIQGTVKFIFQPAEEATDEHGLTGAPYMIKAGVLDGVDCAIALHMSPENPVGEVQVHAGYSMANVDVFEATLYGTGGHGAYPHLGTDPVWMLGPVLQALHGIVARRVSPLEPAVVSIGQIRAGSTSNVIPSEVYIQGTARSYDPEVRELIISELEKAFSIVANLGGKYTFHINRGEPALKNDARVNEWIVSTIRDLYPEFKCIDTPFGLGGEDFAHMTRVVPGAMFFLGCALPDDVKRDLHTPIFDIDERCLPIGVSILAETAKRYINGRYRL; encoded by the coding sequence ATGAGCACATCATCTGTTTCATTGTTGGAAAGAGCACAAGCTCTTTCCGACGAAATTATACAGTGGAGACGAAACATTCACGCGAATCCGGAGCTAAGCTTTCAGGAATTTCAAACGTCTAATTTCGTTATTGAACGATTACATCAGATACCAGGAATGAAAGTAGAAACGGGTGTAGGGTATAAAACGGCTGTTGTCGGCACATTAAGTTCCGGCATGGGACCAACGATTGCGATTCGTGCGGACATGGATGCACTGCCAATTCTTGAAGCGACAAATCACTCGTTTTGTTCGCAAAATACAGGTGTCATGCATGCGTGTGGACATGATGCACATACATCGATTTTATTGGGAGCAGCACATGTGTTGGCAGAATGTTTTCAAGCCGGAGAGATTCAAGGTACGGTGAAATTCATCTTTCAACCGGCTGAGGAAGCAACGGATGAGCATGGTTTAACCGGAGCTCCATATATGATCAAGGCCGGCGTGCTGGATGGGGTGGATTGTGCAATCGCATTGCATATGAGTCCGGAAAACCCGGTCGGAGAAGTTCAAGTACATGCCGGTTACAGCATGGCAAATGTCGATGTTTTTGAAGCAACCCTTTATGGCACAGGCGGCCATGGGGCATATCCCCACTTGGGTACAGATCCGGTGTGGATGTTGGGGCCGGTCTTGCAGGCACTGCACGGAATTGTTGCACGCAGGGTATCCCCCCTGGAACCTGCAGTGGTAAGTATTGGCCAAATCCGCGCAGGTTCCACCAGCAATGTGATTCCTTCCGAGGTATATATTCAAGGAACGGCACGCAGTTATGACCCGGAAGTCAGGGAATTAATTATTTCGGAACTCGAAAAAGCATTTTCCATCGTTGCAAATTTGGGTGGAAAGTATACGTTCCATATCAATCGAGGAGAACCGGCTTTAAAAAATGATGCGCGAGTCAATGAATGGATTGTTTCGACGATCCGGGATCTGTATCCGGAATTCAAATGTATCGATACCCCTTTTGGTCTGGGAGGAGAAGATTTTGCGCATATGACCCGGGTTGTGCCAGGCGCGATGTTTTTCCTTGGCTGCGCTTTGCCGGATGATGTGAAACGGGACTTGCATACACCGATATTCGATATTGATGAAAGATGCTTGCCGATTGGCGTATCGATTCTTGCAGAGACGGCAAAACGGTATATAAACGGGCGCTATCGGTTGTGA
- a CDS encoding cystathionine gamma-synthase family protein — protein MSKNDFNDVQIGTKAVWAGEKESLVHGATQVPVVVSVAYGYDDMDEWYDVAIGKKAGHIYGRNTNPTVQAFEQKIQILEGAEAATSFSTGMAAISNTLYTFLRPGDRIVSIKDTYGGTNKIFTEFLPQLNIEVALCNTGDHEAIEAEVEKGCKILYLETPTNPTVKITDIERMAKAGKAVGALVVVDNTFATPINQSPLQLGADLVIHSATKFLGGHADALGGVVCGDKKLVEQIYHYREINGATMDPWAAYLILRGMKTLKLRVEQQAKNAMAIANYLQQQELVEAVFYPGLETHVHHEIAKKQMRGFGGMLSFALKGGMDAVRILLPKLKYANRAANLGAVETTYGPARTTSHVECTPEERAAMGIPDGLVRISAGIEDTDDLIADMEQAFAYLAEQVLVSSKK, from the coding sequence ATGAGCAAAAACGATTTCAACGATGTTCAAATTGGCACAAAAGCAGTCTGGGCCGGTGAAAAGGAATCACTTGTACACGGTGCAACACAAGTGCCGGTAGTCGTAAGTGTCGCTTATGGGTATGATGACATGGATGAATGGTATGATGTCGCGATCGGCAAGAAAGCGGGACATATCTATGGACGCAACACAAATCCAACCGTACAGGCGTTTGAGCAAAAGATCCAGATCCTTGAAGGGGCGGAAGCGGCTACCAGTTTTTCAACCGGGATGGCGGCGATCAGCAATACGTTATATACATTTTTAAGACCTGGTGACCGCATCGTTTCTATTAAAGATACGTATGGCGGGACGAATAAGATTTTTACAGAGTTTTTACCGCAGTTAAATATCGAAGTCGCTTTGTGCAATACGGGAGATCATGAAGCGATTGAGGCAGAAGTGGAAAAAGGGTGCAAAATTTTATATCTGGAAACCCCGACGAATCCTACCGTGAAAATCACAGATATCGAACGGATGGCAAAAGCGGGGAAAGCGGTTGGCGCTTTAGTGGTTGTCGACAATACATTTGCAACGCCGATCAATCAAAGCCCGTTGCAATTAGGCGCCGACTTGGTCATCCATAGCGCAACGAAGTTTCTTGGCGGCCATGCGGACGCATTGGGCGGAGTGGTTTGCGGAGACAAAAAACTGGTGGAACAGATCTATCATTACCGGGAAATCAATGGAGCTACGATGGATCCCTGGGCAGCATACCTCATTTTGCGCGGGATGAAAACTCTGAAACTCCGTGTGGAACAACAAGCCAAGAATGCGATGGCAATAGCGAACTATCTGCAACAACAAGAGCTTGTGGAAGCCGTCTTTTACCCAGGATTGGAAACACATGTCCACCACGAGATTGCCAAAAAACAAATGCGCGGATTCGGCGGCATGCTTAGCTTTGCATTAAAAGGCGGAATGGATGCTGTACGGATTTTATTGCCAAAATTGAAATATGCCAATCGGGCGGCGAATCTTGGAGCCGTTGAAACCACATATGGCCCTGCTCGTACGACCAGCCATGTGGAATGCACACCGGAAGAACGCGCGGCCATGGGAATACCGGATGGATTGGTTCGAATTTCGGCAGGCATTGAGGACACAGATGATTTGATTGCCGATATGGAACAAGCGTTTGCATATCTTGCGGAACAAGTACTCGTCAGCTCGAAAAAATAA
- a CDS encoding cyclodeaminase — MILFNENEIRQHVHVNQKTIAVIEEAFASLAANKVTMPPIMRVDIPENNGEVDVKTAYIRGLDKFCIKISAGFFNNPQLGLPSGNGMMLLVSTVTGVPQAVFLDNGYLTDVRTAAAGAVAAKYLARETVETVGVIGTGGQARHQLKALKQIRDFQRITIYGPTQSRAEIFAREMRETLGVETNLFTSPEAVVKESHVVITTTPAKTPIIKAEWLHPGLHITAMGSDAEHKQELEAGVFGQADVVACDVKSQCFRLGELHHALEQGTITKDHNIIELGELTSKQRAGRTNDQQITICDLTGTGVQDTAIALFAYDELVAQGLGLRIE; from the coding sequence TTGATACTATTCAATGAAAACGAAATTCGGCAGCACGTTCATGTAAATCAAAAAACGATTGCTGTAATAGAAGAAGCATTTGCATCGTTGGCGGCAAACAAGGTAACAATGCCTCCGATCATGCGTGTAGACATCCCGGAGAATAACGGGGAAGTCGATGTAAAGACAGCATACATTCGCGGCTTGGATAAGTTTTGCATCAAAATTTCAGCCGGTTTTTTTAACAACCCGCAATTAGGCTTGCCGAGCGGGAATGGAATGATGCTATTGGTGAGCACAGTGACAGGTGTTCCGCAAGCGGTTTTTCTCGACAACGGGTATTTGACGGATGTTCGAACAGCTGCTGCAGGTGCGGTCGCGGCAAAATATCTCGCTCGCGAAACGGTTGAAACTGTCGGAGTTATCGGGACCGGCGGACAGGCAAGACATCAACTGAAAGCGCTTAAACAAATCCGGGATTTTCAACGAATTACGATTTACGGGCCTACACAAAGCCGGGCGGAAATATTTGCGAGAGAGATGCGGGAAACGTTGGGTGTTGAAACAAATCTCTTTACTTCTCCGGAAGCGGTGGTGAAAGAGAGTCATGTAGTGATAACCACGACACCGGCAAAAACTCCAATCATCAAGGCGGAGTGGTTGCATCCCGGACTGCATATTACGGCGATGGGTTCAGATGCGGAACATAAGCAAGAGTTGGAAGCTGGCGTGTTTGGTCAAGCGGATGTTGTAGCATGTGATGTGAAGTCCCAATGTTTTCGGCTAGGTGAGCTCCACCATGCATTGGAACAGGGAACGATCACGAAAGATCACAATATTATTGAACTTGGTGAATTGACTTCGAAGCAAAGAGCAGGCCGCACAAATGATCAACAGATTACGATCTGTGATCTGACTGGTACTGGTGTGCAAGATACGGCGATTGCGTTGTTTGCATATGACGAGCTTGTTGCACAAGGACTTGGTTTAAGGATTGAATAA
- a CDS encoding M24 family metallopeptidase codes for MLNFSVSEYQERIKRTKQKMAEQGIDVLLVTDPANMNYLSGYDGWSFYVHQLLILIIDEEQPLWVGRGQDANAAKVTTWLNAENIFPYADDYVQSTVKHPMDFVSDILKEIGQANRTIGVEMDTYYFTAKCLESLRKGLPNARFKDVTSLVNWVRIVKSEHEIEYMKKAARIVENAMKVGIESIQEGIRECDVVAKIYHAQISGTESFGGDYPAIVPLLPSGEKTSTPHLTWTDQPYKKGDPVILELAGCYKRYHSPLARTVVIGEPEQKVKDLANVVAEGIQAAIDVVKPGITCEEIEAAWRRSIEKSGFKKDSRIGYSMGLNYPPDWGEHTASLRQGDQTVVQPNMTFHMIPGIWLDNYGVEISESVRVTENGCETFANFPRDLFIK; via the coding sequence ATGTTAAATTTTAGTGTTTCCGAATATCAGGAGAGAATTAAAAGAACGAAGCAAAAAATGGCGGAGCAGGGAATTGACGTTCTGTTGGTTACAGATCCGGCAAACATGAATTATTTATCCGGTTATGACGGCTGGTCATTTTATGTTCATCAACTCCTCATTTTGATTATTGATGAAGAACAACCGCTTTGGGTTGGCAGAGGACAGGATGCCAATGCGGCGAAAGTTACGACGTGGTTAAATGCGGAAAATATTTTCCCTTATGCTGATGATTATGTTCAATCTACTGTCAAACATCCGATGGATTTTGTTTCTGACATTTTAAAAGAAATCGGTCAGGCCAATCGGACGATTGGAGTAGAAATGGACACATATTACTTTACTGCAAAATGTTTGGAAAGTTTGCGAAAAGGACTGCCGAACGCCCGCTTCAAAGATGTGACATCCCTCGTCAATTGGGTGCGGATCGTCAAATCGGAACACGAAATCGAGTATATGAAAAAAGCGGCGCGAATTGTAGAAAATGCGATGAAAGTCGGCATTGAATCGATTCAAGAGGGAATCCGTGAATGTGATGTGGTCGCCAAAATCTATCACGCTCAAATCAGTGGAACAGAAAGTTTCGGCGGGGATTATCCGGCAATTGTCCCACTGCTTCCTTCCGGCGAAAAAACTTCTACACCGCATTTGACATGGACAGATCAACCCTATAAAAAAGGTGACCCGGTGATTCTTGAATTGGCAGGCTGTTATAAACGGTATCATTCGCCATTGGCTAGAACCGTGGTTATCGGCGAGCCGGAACAAAAAGTAAAAGATCTGGCGAATGTTGTTGCAGAAGGCATTCAGGCAGCAATCGATGTGGTGAAGCCGGGCATTACTTGTGAAGAGATCGAGGCAGCATGGCGGAGAAGCATAGAAAAAAGCGGGTTTAAAAAGGATTCCCGGATCGGATATTCCATGGGATTGAATTATCCGCCGGATTGGGGCGAACATACTGCAAGTTTGCGTCAAGGAGATCAAACTGTAGTGCAACCGAATATGACGTTTCATATGATTCCCGGTATTTGGTTAGACAACTATGGTGTTGAAATTAGCGAATCCGTTCGTGTGACAGAAAATGGTTGTGAAACATTTGCTAACTTCCCGCGCGACCTTTTTATCAAATAA
- the eutB gene encoding hydroxyectoine utilization dehydratase EutB, giving the protein MIMNVTIHDIWKARKRTSQIVKKTPFLYSSVLSDVTGASVYLKLENFHETGAFKLRGAANKILSLTVDEQKRGVTTFSTGNHGLAVAYVAKQLGIRAVICISNRVPKAKVERIRRLGAEIEVFGHGQDDAEKRCYQLQEEQGLTVIKPFDDPYVIAGQGTIGLELLEDLPDLDMVVAGLSGGGLISGLGLALKSTHPGIQVIGVSMEHGAVMYESLKAGKPVILDEQETLADSLLGGIGLDNQYTFRMVQQYMDQAILVSEEEIAEGMAYIFENHRMAVEGAAAVGVAALLRKKIGKPNGNIAVVISGCNVDISAHLNAVQKYISH; this is encoded by the coding sequence ATGATAATGAATGTTACGATCCATGACATTTGGAAAGCACGAAAACGAACGTCTCAAATTGTAAAGAAAACGCCCTTCTTATATTCTTCAGTCTTATCGGATGTAACAGGCGCTTCTGTTTATTTGAAACTCGAAAATTTTCACGAAACCGGTGCTTTTAAACTTCGCGGTGCCGCAAATAAAATCTTGAGTTTAACTGTTGACGAGCAAAAACGTGGTGTTACAACCTTTTCCACAGGCAATCATGGACTGGCTGTCGCATATGTTGCCAAACAGTTGGGAATAAGAGCGGTCATATGTATTTCGAACAGAGTTCCAAAGGCAAAGGTTGAGCGCATTCGCCGGCTTGGGGCAGAAATTGAAGTATTCGGACACGGGCAAGATGATGCTGAAAAACGTTGTTATCAATTGCAGGAAGAACAAGGACTGACAGTTATCAAGCCGTTTGATGATCCATATGTGATTGCCGGCCAAGGCACTATCGGTCTAGAACTGTTGGAAGATCTCCCGGATCTTGATATGGTAGTGGCGGGCTTGTCCGGAGGTGGATTGATTTCCGGTCTAGGCTTGGCATTAAAATCGACACATCCGGGTATCCAAGTCATTGGCGTGTCAATGGAGCATGGTGCGGTTATGTACGAAAGTCTTAAAGCAGGCAAACCGGTGATTTTGGACGAACAAGAAACCCTTGCAGATAGTTTGTTGGGGGGAATCGGACTCGATAATCAGTATACATTCCGTATGGTACAACAATATATGGATCAAGCAATTCTTGTATCAGAAGAAGAGATTGCAGAAGGAATGGCTTATATTTTCGAGAATCATCGCATGGCTGTCGAAGGTGCAGCCGCCGTTGGTGTCGCGGCTTTACTGAGGAAGAAAATCGGTAAACCGAACGGAAATATAGCTGTCGTAATTAGTGGTTGCAATGTCGACATATCTGCCCATTTAAATGCTGTGCAAAAGTATATTTCACATTAA
- a CDS encoding HAMP domain-containing methyl-accepting chemotaxis protein, with translation MNLTVGKRLIAGFLSVALILCIVSGFSIYSIKQIESSYHALVFQKIQIRADIKEISIQIANQSRIIRGYLLVPNDHDLTNFKNKQNEITTLIDKTYQIPGVNDKIKTHMNQLKAMEKEYMQNANQVLVLYKTDKNEAISQFASSVFPFGNQMLTEAAAAVKDVQKLIDIDLQTTNSFVNSTITSVITVSILAVAIALALGIFIARMISKPVAALTVAAGQIAAGDLTVDSLAIKNRDEIGKLANGFNQMVYNLREIIQQVGQSAEQVATSSEELLASSEQTSQATENIASTVQEVATGNQQQANDVERAAQTIDEMAAGLQQITLRSQTVLSTADQAARVSVEGNQTVQKAINQMNTIHSTTREVAYSIQDLGNHAQSIGKIVETITGIANQTNLLALNAAIEAARAGEHGRGFAVVADEVRKLAEESSNSAKQIAEYITTIQNGIQKAVQSMKIGASEVNNGIEAVNLAKESFEKIYQSVENVSKQIAEVSAATEQMSAGTEDIVRVINHVVAASETTSSATQTVSAATEEQLASIEEIASSASSLSRMAMDLQLLISKFKV, from the coding sequence ATGAATCTGACCGTTGGAAAAAGGTTGATTGCAGGATTTCTATCAGTTGCCCTTATTCTATGCATAGTAAGCGGGTTTTCCATTTACTCGATAAAGCAAATTGAAAGTTCCTATCATGCACTCGTTTTTCAAAAGATACAAATTCGAGCAGACATTAAAGAAATCTCAATTCAAATAGCAAATCAGTCTAGAATCATTCGCGGTTATCTTTTGGTTCCGAATGATCATGATTTAACGAATTTTAAAAATAAACAAAATGAAATCACCACTTTGATAGATAAAACCTATCAAATTCCCGGAGTAAACGATAAAATAAAAACCCATATGAATCAGCTAAAAGCTATGGAAAAAGAATATATGCAAAATGCAAATCAAGTTTTGGTTTTATACAAAACAGACAAAAATGAGGCCATCAGCCAATTTGCATCCTCTGTGTTTCCGTTTGGGAACCAAATGTTAACAGAAGCTGCTGCTGCTGTCAAAGATGTACAAAAACTTATTGATATAGATCTGCAGACGACAAATTCGTTTGTAAATTCTACTATTACAAGTGTCATAACAGTTAGCATATTAGCTGTTGCCATCGCCTTGGCCCTTGGTATCTTCATAGCGCGGATGATTTCTAAACCTGTAGCGGCCCTAACCGTTGCAGCGGGACAAATTGCTGCTGGAGATCTGACGGTTGATTCACTTGCAATCAAAAACCGTGATGAAATTGGAAAACTGGCCAATGGTTTTAATCAGATGGTGTATAATCTCCGGGAAATTATTCAGCAGGTCGGACAAAGTGCGGAACAAGTTGCGACGTCATCTGAAGAATTGCTGGCAAGCTCGGAACAGACAAGCCAAGCTACCGAAAATATCGCTTCAACAGTACAGGAAGTTGCGACAGGAAATCAACAGCAAGCGAATGATGTGGAACGAGCTGCACAAACCATAGATGAAATGGCTGCCGGGCTTCAACAGATCACGTTGCGTTCACAAACAGTTTTATCAACTGCTGACCAAGCTGCTCGTGTATCGGTTGAAGGGAATCAGACAGTCCAAAAGGCCATCAATCAAATGAACACGATTCATTCTACAACGCGAGAAGTGGCATACTCTATTCAAGATTTAGGAAATCATGCGCAAAGCATTGGAAAAATAGTAGAGACGATTACCGGCATTGCGAATCAGACAAATTTACTTGCATTAAATGCTGCAATTGAAGCAGCACGAGCCGGTGAACATGGCCGGGGATTTGCAGTTGTAGCCGATGAAGTTCGAAAACTTGCGGAAGAATCGTCGAACTCGGCCAAACAAATTGCGGAGTATATTACAACAATCCAAAACGGCATTCAAAAAGCGGTTCAATCTATGAAAATTGGAGCCTCCGAGGTCAATAATGGGATTGAGGCCGTCAATCTGGCAAAAGAATCTTTTGAAAAAATTTATCAATCTGTTGAAAATGTCTCAAAGCAAATTGCAGAAGTTTCGGCAGCGACTGAACAAATGTCAGCAGGTACAGAAGATATCGTACGGGTTATAAATCATGTTGTAGCAGCATCTGAAACCACTTCATCTGCAACGCAAACGGTATCAGCAGCAACAGAAGAACAACTCGCATCCATAGAGGAAATTGCATCATCAGCAAGCTCACTTTCTAGAATGGCGATGGATCTCCAATTGTTAATCAGCAAATTTAAAGTCTAA